One Miscanthus floridulus cultivar M001 unplaced genomic scaffold, ASM1932011v1 os_2615_1_2, whole genome shotgun sequence DNA segment encodes these proteins:
- the LOC136535181 gene encoding mitochondrial import inner membrane translocase subunit Tim9-like, translated as MDKSMLGDLDSLPEEDKLRMAAMVDQLQIRDSLRMYNSLAERCFTDCVDTFRRKTLDKQEESCVRRCAEKFLKHSMRVGMRFAELNQGVATPD; from the exons atggacaAGAGCATGCTGGGCGACCTGGACAGCCTCCCCGAGGAGGACAAGTTGCGCATGGCTGCCATGGTAGACCAGCTCCAGATCCGCGACAG TCTAAGAATGTACAATTCCCTGGCGGAGAGGTGCTTCACAGACTGCGTGGACACGTTCCGCCGCAAGACCCTGGACAAACAAGAGGAGTCATGTGTCCGCCGCTGCGCCGAGAAGTTCCTGAAGCACTCCATGAGGGTTGGTATGAGATTTGCTGAGCTTAACCAGGGCGTGGCCACGCCTGACTAA
- the LOC136535185 gene encoding uncharacterized protein gives MAEPKSSKSKSKSKSKSSHDGAGGAASKKSKSSSAAAATPGTLDAHFAPCADVKGLRFGAQLVTRALTVRRAAPLELPHLLRATPSPTPSPTGAGNATTDALSLAPTTTAYIPTNFSILAHHAWHTLTLGLGTKNSKAAVFVFESAAMKAAADAAWPGVVPLGDVGRRLIRAAPGNPEMARFKFRKGCVTFYVYAVRTAGARGFARADELRAVVEAVARLKDFLDHTAMLSLPGQRSIDVAAAAAAQVGVVH, from the coding sequence ATGGCGGAGCCCAAGTCGTCCAAGAGCAAGTCCAAGTCGAAGTCCAAGAGCAGCCACGACGGGGCCGGCGGGGCGGCGTCCAAGAAGTCCAagtccagcagcgccgccgcggcCACGCCGGGGACGCTGGACGCGCACTTCGCGCCGTGCGCGGACGTCAAGGGCCTCCGCTTCGGCGCGCAGCTCGTCACGCGGGCGCTCACcgtgcgccgcgccgcgccgctggAGCTCCCGCACCTCCTCCGCGCCACGCCCTCCCCCACCCCCTCCCCCACCGGCGCCGGCAACGCCACCACGGACGCGCTGTCGTTAGCGCCGACGACGACGGCCTACATCCCGACCAACTTCTCCATCCTGGCGCACCACGCGTGGCACACGCTCACCCTGGGCCTGGGCACCAAGAACTCCAAGGCCGCCGTGTTCGTCTTCGAGTCCGCTGCCATGAAGGCCGCCGCGGACGCCGCCTGGCCGGGCGTCGTCCCGCTCGGTGACGTCGGCCGCCGCCTCATCCGCGCGGCCCCGGGAAACCCCGAGATGGCGCGCTTCAAGTTCCGCAAGGGCTGCGTCACCTTCTACGTCTATGCCGTCCGCACCGCCGGCGCGCGCGGGTTCGCGCGCGCCGACGAGCTCCGCGCCGTCGTCGAGGCCGTCGCCAGGCTCAAGGACTTCCTCGACCACACCGCCATGCTCTCGCTCCCGGGACAGAGGAGCAtcgacgtcgccgccgccgccgccgcgcaggtGGGCGTCGTGCATTGA